The genomic region GGATTTTAACCATAACAAACTAATTAATTAATTAATTAAATGAACATTTTACGAATTCCAGTGCTATCCGATAATTATATTTTCCTGCTGCACGACCCAGTAAACGATGTTGCGGCGGTTGTCGATCCCGCACAAGCCGAACCCGTATTGCAACAATTGAAAGTGTTGAATGCTGAGTTGGTGGCGATTTTTAATACCCATCACCATCTCGATCATGTGGGCGGAAATCGCGTCCTGAAGCAGCATTTTCCCCAAGTTTGTGTTTATGGGGGAGAGGAGGATCGCGGGCGCATCCCAGGACAGGAGGTATTTTTAAGGTCGCGCGATCGCGTGGAATTTGCCGAGAGAACTGCAACAGTGTTCTTTGTTCCCGGACACACCCGCGCCCACATTGCCTATTATTTTCCCCCCATTGACCCCCAGGAGCCGGGGGAATTACTCTGCGGCGATACGCTCTTTGCGGGGGGATGCGGTCGATTGTTTGAAGGGACTCCTGCACAAATGGTCGATTCTTTGAGCAAAATTCGCAGTTTGCCCGACAATACGCGAGTGTGGTGCGCTCATGAATATACCTTGAATAATCTTCGATTTGCCCTCAGCGTGGATGGGGAGAATTCAGCCTTGCAACAGCGCTATCGGGAGGTGCAAAAATTGCGATCGCGCGATCTCGCCACCATTCCCTCTCTCCTGGGTCTAGAAAAACAAACCAATCCATTTCTACGCTGGGACATCCCAACCCTACAAGAGGCGATGGGAACGACCGATCCCGTCCGAACATTTGGGCGCTTGCGCGGCAAAAAAGACTGTTTTTGAGTGCAGAATAGAGTTGCGATCGCGCTCCTTGGAGTTATAGAATTGAGTGTTTTGACCCCACCGAAAGACACAACCGTCTGAGAGGAATCCTTAACCATTAGGAAAAGGAGGATGTCAAAGAAAAACAACGCATCGATTAGGAAGAATTATGGCAAAGCGAGTACAGGTTGTTTTAAACAAAGATATCAGTAAATTAGGGAAATCTGGAGATTTATTAGACGTTGCTCCCGGTTACGCCCGCAATTATTTAGTGCCGCAAGGGTTGGCCATGCGGGCAACGCCAGGAGTCATTAAACAAGTTGAGAGGAGACGGGAAAAAGAAAGACAGCGCTTGCTAGAAGTTAAGCAACAAGCAGAAGCGCGCAAGACGGCTTTGGCTACTATTGGTCGCTTGAGAATTGAAAAGCAAGCCGGTGAAGGAAATGCAATCTTTGGAACGGTTACCGCCCAGGATATTGCAGATATCATTCAAGCTAACATCAACTACGAAGTGGATAAGCGGGGAATCACCGTCCCAGAAATTAGCACCCTCGGCGTTTACAAAGCAGAAGTGAGATTGCACCCGGAAGTTATTTCTGAAGTTGAATTTGAGGTGATGCCCGCAAAAGGAGAAGGTTAGGAGTACCCCAAATAAAAAGTTGTTCAATAGCGTCAGACAGACGGGGAGACAGGGAGAAGGGGTGAGGAAGATATGGTGTGGGATAGTTTATTGATTGGAGTACTCTAGAAGAGAATATCCCACTTTTTTCACCTCCTCAGAGACGTTCCAGCCTCTCCCCACTCTCGAAGAAAAAAGTCATATTAGTCTTGAAGTCCCTCGCCCAGAATTGGGAGAGGTCGGAACGCCTTTGAGGTTTCCTCAAAGGACGCAAGCCGACCTTTAGGGATTTAGGGAGAGGGCAGAGTAACAGATTGGCATAAGAGGAGTAACAATGGCTCAAAACTTCAGCAATTTAGCCGCCAGTCATTCCCTTCCCCCCCAAAACATCGAAGCGGAAGAGTCGATTTTGGGGGGGATTCTCCTCGACCCCCAAGCGATGGGACGGGTTGCAGATTTGATGGTGGCAGACGCATTTTATATCAGCGCCCACCAAGAGATTTATCAAGCGGCACAGGACTTGCACCGCCAGGGAAAACCCACGGATTTAATGACCGTGACCAGTTGGTTGCGCGATCGCGCCCTCCTCGACAAAATAGGAGGAACCGGGAAAATCGCCCAGTTGGTAGACCGCACCATTTCCGCCGTTAACATCGACCGCTACGCCGCGTTGGTGATGGACAAATACCTGCGCCGCCAACTGATTAACGCAGGTCACGAAATCGTCGAATTGGGCTACGATACCGCCACAGAATTGGATTCAGTTCTCGACCAAGCGGAACAAAAAGTCTTTGGACTCACCCAAAAGCGCCCCCAACAGGGGTTAGTCCCCATTGCAGAAACCCTCAGCCATACCGTTGACAAAATTGAAAGCTTGCAAGACGAGTCGGCACTCCCCGGATTAAATTGTGATTTTTACGACCTTGACGCGATGACTGGGGGATTTCAGCGTTCTGACCTAATTGTGATTGCTGGCAGACCGTCAATGGGCAAGACCGCGATGGGAATCTGTATTGCGGCGAATATCGCTCAAATTCACCATTTTCCCATCGCGGTATTTAGCCTGGAAATGTCCAAGGAGCAACTCGCGCAGCGCCTCCTTGCCAGCGAAGCAGAGATTGAAAGCAATCGCCTGCGTTCTGGACGATTGAGTCAAGATGAATGGACAAAGTTGAGTACCGCAGTTGGAACCCTGTCCGAAATGCCCATTTTCATTGACGATAGCGCCACCTTAAGCGTCATGGAAATGCGCTCCCAAGTGCGCCGCTTGCAGGCAGAACATGGAGGAAAGTTGGGTTTAGTTTTATTGGACTATTTGCAATTAATGGAAGGCGGAGGGGATAATCGCGTTCAGGAATTAGCAAAAATCACGCGATCGCTCAAGGGATTAGCCCGTGAAGTTGATGTCCCCATTATTGCCCTATCTCAGTTGAGTCGAGGTGTAGAAGCGCGTAATAATAAACGACCGATGATGTCGGATTTGCGCGAATCCGGATCGATCGAGCAAGATGCGGATTTAGTGATCATGCTTTATCGGGACGAATACTACAATCCCGATTCTCCCGATCGCAATATTGCCGAGGCGATTATTACCAAACATCGTAATGGTCCAACAGGAATCGTTAAACTCCAGTTTAAACCGGAATTCACGAAATTCAGAAATTTAGCGCAGCCGCAAAATTATTAGACGGTTTGAGTTGAGGAACAATTGTTTTGCAATCTTCCCGATACAGTAAAGTCATGATTCTCTCTCTTTTCGCCCTCAACGCAATATGAAAAAACGAGTTACGCTCACCTTCCCCAAACGAGCCGTTCAAATGCCCGTTACCTATCGATTGGCAAAAGACTTCAACGTTGCTGCTAATATTATTCGAGCGCAAGTTGCCCCCAATCAAGTGGGAAAACTCGTTGTGGAGTTGCAGGGAGATATTGATGAAATTGATGCGGCGATTGAGTGGATGCGATCGCGCCATGTTAATGTTTCCCTCGCCAGTCGAGAAATCATGATTGACGAAAACAGTTGCGTCCACTGCGGTTTGTGTACGGGAGTCTGTCCCACAGAAGCCTTGATTCTCGACCCAGAAACCTTTAAACTCAACTTCGCGCGATCGCGCTGCGTCGTCTGCGAGCAATGCATTCCCACCTGTCCCGTACAAGCCATCTCAACCAACTTCTAACCTTCCTTTCCCCAAAATTGGCGATCGCGGCAAGATTCAGTTAATCTCGCTAAAGAAGTGTAAGAATGTTTCTCCTAATCTCCAACCAACAGCCTGAATGAAACCGTTTAGTGTTGAGCCACAGCCTCATCTTCCTCAATACCGCAACTACGATCTCAGCATCGAGTCAACTCTCCTCGAACTGTCCCTCCACGACTTCCAACTTGACATCACCGCCCCAGTTAACCATCTGACCCAAGCCTTTACCAAATATCCGCTCCTTCCCGGCGCAATTCTCACCGAAGATCGGCAATTTTTTGGCGCGATTTCTCGCCGACAAATCCTAGAGTACTTACTACTGCCCGAAGGACTGCAACTCTTTCTCGAAAAACCCCTGCAACGCCTCTACAGTTACGCCCGTCCCGATCTCTTCATTCTCCCCGGCAATACGCCCATCCTAACCGCTGCCAGGCGGGTGTTAAGGCGCTCTCCCCAACTCCTTTGGGATCCCATCATCGTGAAAATCGACCCCTCAACCTATCAACTCCTGGACTTCGGACAGCTCAATCTCGCCGCTTGGCAAATTCGCGGAATCGAAACCCAAGTCCGTTACGAACGCACCCAAGCACAAATGATTCAGAGCGAGAAAATGGCAAGCTTAGGGCGGTTAGTCGATGGATTAGCTCACGAAATCCTCGATCCCGTTGGCTTTATTTGGGGCAACCTCACCCACATCACCAACTACAGCGAAACCCTATTAGAACTCTTGTCCGCCTACGAAGATCGCCTGAGCGATCTCCCCGAAGAACTCCTCACCTTAAAAGAAGAACTCGACTCGGATTATTTACAAGACGACTTTCCCAGAGCCGTTGACAGCATTACGGTGGGGGCAAAACGGCTAAAACAACTGGTCACCAGCCTGCAAAACTTTTGTCACGTCGATAGCGTTTATCCCAAACCCGCCGATCTCCACGCTTGCTTAGATGGTATTCTCCTACTGCTCAAAAGCCGTCTGACCAGCGAAATCAAAGTTGTCAAAAACTATGGTTCTCTGCCCCCTGTCACCTGCTATCTCAGCAGTTTGACCCAAGTCTTTATGAACATTATTACCAACGCAGTGGACGTTCTGTTAGACGATGCAGTGAGTCAAGATTTTCTCGATCCTCAAATTCAGGATACGCAACCCACCATTACCATCACTACAGCGATTGAATCTCGCCAAATCGCCAAAACAGCGACCCTAACCCGTTGGGTTTCAATTCGCATTGCAGATAATGGCTCGGGAATGTCAGAAAAACTGCAACAGAAAATCCGCGAGTCTTTTACCGTTGAGAAACGCGCAGCCAAGGAAACTAGCTTGGCCGTCAGCTATCAGGCGATCGCGGCGAAACATGGAGGAGAACTAAAGCTAAAATCAAAATTGGGAGTTGGCACTGAATTTGAAATCCTTTTGCCGCTCATTGAATAGTTTGAAGTACTAGAAGGAGGCAAGCCATGAGCTGGTTACAAGGTCAATTTATCGACATCATCGAATGGATAGACAACACCAACGACACCATTGCCTACCGTTTTGAACGCCATAACAACGAAATCAAACAGGGCGCTAAACTGATCGTGCGCCCAGGTCAACAAGCCGTTTTCGTCAATGAAGGTCAGGTTGCTGACGAATTTACAGCAGGAACCTACGAACTCTTCACCCGCAACCTCCCAATTCTCAGCACTCTAAAAGGCTGGAAATACGGGTTTGAATCGCCCTTCAAAGCAGAAGTCTACTTCTTTAGCACTCGAATTTTTACCAATCTCAAATGGGGAACTGCCAATCCCATCGCCATTCGCGATGCTGAATTCGGTCCCGTGCGCATTCGTGCCTTTGGAACCTACGGCATTCGAGTGGTTAATCCCAAAAAATTACTCGAATCTGCGATCGGCACTGACGGGTTATTTCAAGTTAACGAAATCGACGACCATCTCCGCAACCTCATCGTTCCCTCCGTCACCAGTTGGATTGCAGGTTCGGGGATTGCGCTGCTCGATTTTGCCGCCAACTATCGGGCAATGGGCGATCGCGCTTGCGAGGGAATTCGCACGGATTTAGACTCCCTTGGCATTGAAATCACCCAACTCACCATTGAAAATATTTCTCTCCCCCCAGCAGTGGAAGAAGCTCTCGACAAGCGCTCCTCAATGGGCATCCTGGGCAACATGGGACAATACACCCAATATCAAACTGCCAACGCCATCGAAAACGCAGCCAAAAGACCCGGTGGCGGCAATTCAGCAATGGATATGGGAATGGGACTGGCAATGGGTCAACAGATGGCAAATGCAATGCAAACGCCCGTCACGCCTGCACCTCCGTCTCCCGCTCAGTGGTATATTGCCCGAAACGGCGAGAAATTGGGACCCTTCACCCTCGAACAACTCCAACAACAGGCAATCTCCCCCCAAACCCAAGTTTGGCAAAATGGCATGAGCGGTTGGCAACCGGCTTCCACCGTTCCTAGTTTGCAAGCCATCCTCTTAACTGCGCCTCCCCCGCCTCCAATGCCTCAAGGACAGTGGTACATCGCTCAAAACGGAGAGAAATTGGGGCCTTTTACCCCCGAACAACTCCAACAACAAGGGATTTCACTCCAAACTCAAGTTTGGCGCAACGGCATGGACGATTGGCAACTTGCTGCAACAGTTCCAGAACTATCGGAATTGTTCGCAGATACCCCTGTGCCTCCTCCTCTCGCTTCTGTAGCACCGGAACCCCAAACCCAAGCAGAGTGGTACATCTTTCGCAGTGGCGATGCTACAGGACCCTTTACCCTAGAGCAGTTACGCGAGCAAGGAATTTCACCGCGAACCAATCTCCGGCGGGAAGGGGAGACGGAATGGACGCGAGCAAGGGATATACAAGATTCGGCATTACAATCGTTGCTAGCATCTCT from Lusitaniella coriacea LEGE 07157 harbors:
- a CDS encoding sensor histidine kinase; this translates as MKPFSVEPQPHLPQYRNYDLSIESTLLELSLHDFQLDITAPVNHLTQAFTKYPLLPGAILTEDRQFFGAISRRQILEYLLLPEGLQLFLEKPLQRLYSYARPDLFILPGNTPILTAARRVLRRSPQLLWDPIIVKIDPSTYQLLDFGQLNLAAWQIRGIETQVRYERTQAQMIQSEKMASLGRLVDGLAHEILDPVGFIWGNLTHITNYSETLLELLSAYEDRLSDLPEELLTLKEELDSDYLQDDFPRAVDSITVGAKRLKQLVTSLQNFCHVDSVYPKPADLHACLDGILLLLKSRLTSEIKVVKNYGSLPPVTCYLSSLTQVFMNIITNAVDVLLDDAVSQDFLDPQIQDTQPTITITTAIESRQIAKTATLTRWVSIRIADNGSGMSEKLQQKIRESFTVEKRAAKETSLAVSYQAIAAKHGGELKLKSKLGVGTEFEILLPLIE
- the dnaB gene encoding replicative DNA helicase; translated protein: MAQNFSNLAASHSLPPQNIEAEESILGGILLDPQAMGRVADLMVADAFYISAHQEIYQAAQDLHRQGKPTDLMTVTSWLRDRALLDKIGGTGKIAQLVDRTISAVNIDRYAALVMDKYLRRQLINAGHEIVELGYDTATELDSVLDQAEQKVFGLTQKRPQQGLVPIAETLSHTVDKIESLQDESALPGLNCDFYDLDAMTGGFQRSDLIVIAGRPSMGKTAMGICIAANIAQIHHFPIAVFSLEMSKEQLAQRLLASEAEIESNRLRSGRLSQDEWTKLSTAVGTLSEMPIFIDDSATLSVMEMRSQVRRLQAEHGGKLGLVLLDYLQLMEGGGDNRVQELAKITRSLKGLAREVDVPIIALSQLSRGVEARNNKRPMMSDLRESGSIEQDADLVIMLYRDEYYNPDSPDRNIAEAIITKHRNGPTGIVKLQFKPEFTKFRNLAQPQNY
- the rplI gene encoding 50S ribosomal protein L9, which produces MAKRVQVVLNKDISKLGKSGDLLDVAPGYARNYLVPQGLAMRATPGVIKQVERRREKERQRLLEVKQQAEARKTALATIGRLRIEKQAGEGNAIFGTVTAQDIADIIQANINYEVDKRGITVPEISTLGVYKAEVRLHPEVISEVEFEVMPAKGEG
- the gloB gene encoding hydroxyacylglutathione hydrolase → MNILRIPVLSDNYIFLLHDPVNDVAAVVDPAQAEPVLQQLKVLNAELVAIFNTHHHLDHVGGNRVLKQHFPQVCVYGGEEDRGRIPGQEVFLRSRDRVEFAERTATVFFVPGHTRAHIAYYFPPIDPQEPGELLCGDTLFAGGCGRLFEGTPAQMVDSLSKIRSLPDNTRVWCAHEYTLNNLRFALSVDGENSALQQRYREVQKLRSRDLATIPSLLGLEKQTNPFLRWDIPTLQEAMGTTDPVRTFGRLRGKKDCF
- a CDS encoding SPFH domain-containing protein, producing the protein MSWLQGQFIDIIEWIDNTNDTIAYRFERHNNEIKQGAKLIVRPGQQAVFVNEGQVADEFTAGTYELFTRNLPILSTLKGWKYGFESPFKAEVYFFSTRIFTNLKWGTANPIAIRDAEFGPVRIRAFGTYGIRVVNPKKLLESAIGTDGLFQVNEIDDHLRNLIVPSVTSWIAGSGIALLDFAANYRAMGDRACEGIRTDLDSLGIEITQLTIENISLPPAVEEALDKRSSMGILGNMGQYTQYQTANAIENAAKRPGGGNSAMDMGMGLAMGQQMANAMQTPVTPAPPSPAQWYIARNGEKLGPFTLEQLQQQAISPQTQVWQNGMSGWQPASTVPSLQAILLTAPPPPPMPQGQWYIAQNGEKLGPFTPEQLQQQGISLQTQVWRNGMDDWQLAATVPELSELFADTPVPPPLASVAPEPQTQAEWYIFRSGDATGPFTLEQLREQGISPRTNLRREGETEWTRARDIQDSALQSLLASLS
- a CDS encoding NIL domain-containing protein; this translates as MKKRVTLTFPKRAVQMPVTYRLAKDFNVAANIIRAQVAPNQVGKLVVELQGDIDEIDAAIEWMRSRHVNVSLASREIMIDENSCVHCGLCTGVCPTEALILDPETFKLNFARSRCVVCEQCIPTCPVQAISTNF